The Glycine soja cultivar W05 chromosome 15, ASM419377v2, whole genome shotgun sequence region TCATGAGCTTATGCTTAAAACATTGTCAATCTATAATGAAACTCATGTGATAAAATATCAGCTCCCTGGAGAAGATCTTGATGCGTTAGTTTCAGTATCTTCTGATGAGGATCTGCGGAATATGATGGAGGAATGTCATGATCTACAAGGCGGCCGAGGATCAAATAAGCTTAGGATTTTTCTGTTCTCTTTGAATGATTTGGATGATACTCAGTTCGGTATAGGTAGCATGGATGGTGATTCTGAAATCCAGTATGTAGTTGCTGTTAATGGTATGGACATGGGTTCAAGAAACAACTCAATCCTTTGTGGTGAAAGTGGCTCTACTCATAACTTACATGAATTGAATGAACAAAATAATGAGAGGGAGACCAACAGAGTTCTAATGGACACATTTGGTGTTAGCGGTTCATCCTTGACAGACAATGTTAAACCATCATTGACTATTCAATCTTCACAACCAGTGCTTCCAATCTCCTCTAATGCTTATGAAACCCATCCATTGTTTTATGATGACCCGGTCATTCGCCATGGGGAGGCTAGTCAATATCCACTACAGCATGGTCTTGGTCCTTCTAACAACTCTGCTCACAATATCCAAGAGATTCCAGTTTCTATGCCTACTCATGGTCATGTTGACCAAGGAATAATGAATGATGGACAAGCATCCAGTGAGTTGCAGGTACAAATTTCAGCTATGCCAGAAACGCTGGTAAAAAGAAAGGGTGATAATTTCATTCATACAGACAATGACCCCGGAAAAGTTTTCCCCTTGGAAGCAACATATCCTATTCCTTCGCAGCCATTTGAGGGCAATTTGCATGCTAATTTATCAGAGGCATCAGCTACAACTGCTATATCAGAAGGGCTTCATCCTGCATTGCCATCAAAGAACAAGGGTAAGCACCAGCAGTCTGAAGATGCCTCTTCATTATTTAGTAGTATGAATCCCACACAGACTCCTAAGTCTGTTGAAGATGACTTCTTTACTACATCCAATGATGCATTCAGCCGAGCTCATGTTGATGCCGAGTCCAATGTGATAGATTTCAGTTACCTTGAACCACCTCCACTTCCAAACAGAGTCTATTATTCAGAGAGAATTCCAAGGGAGCAGGCAGATTTGCTGAACCGATCTACAAAGTCAGATGATGCTCATGGTTCTCACTTACTCATGTCAGATTTGCTTTCTGACTTCAGCCAGAAGAATTCAATTACAGAATCCAGTGACATATTGCACAGTGGGAATATGTCAAATCTGAACATGATGTCCAGCTCAGCAGCAAAGCCTTTGCAAGCAGATGGCCATACTATTAATGATGTCCCGCCACAGACATACAAACAGTTGCCTGATACGACAAGTAAGGTGAATTCGAAGTTATTGCAGCATGTGAATTCTGAGTCGAAGCAAGTGTTAGAAGATAATAAAGTTTCTAGAAATGAGGATCAGGTCCTTAGTTCTGAAAACAGAACCAAAGGTGCTGAACATCTTGCATTTCATCGGGTTCCTTCTGTTGAACACAATCAGAATCTAACATCTAAACTTCCAGACCTCAATTTGTCTGAGGTTTCTACCAGGGAGTCTGATAATGATACTAAGGTCCAATCCCAGACTTTTCCTTTAACTGGAAACACAGGCCAAGATGTTTCTCAAGAATTTCCCCCAGAAGCTAAATCTAGACCTACACAGGGCGACATTCTGATTGATATTGAGGACAGGTTTCCCCGGGATTTCCTTTATGACATGTTCTCCAAAGCAATAATTTCTGAAGATTCCTCAAGCATTGGTCCATTACCAACAGATAGAGCAGGTTTGAGCTTAAACATGGGCAATCATGAGCCTAAACGTTGGTCATATTTTCAGAACTTGGCCAAAGAGGGGTTTGATAATGTATCTCTAATTGATCAGGATAATCTTGGTTTTTCGTCTGCTGTGAGAAAAGTACAAGAGGGGGATAGTAAATCTCAGCCATCTGCTCCTCTACCAGCTGCTGGTGTTTTGGCAGGACACACGGAATCCCACCTCAATGTTGGTGAAGAAAGTCAGAAAAATGTACCTGTGGCAACTAAAACAGAAGCAACAATCTTTCACCAAAAATATGAGCATTCCCAACTAAAGGGCAATGAAAATAAGAACATGGATGCCGTAATGGAAAACATACAACCACAGGAGTCTGAATACCAGGTATGTTATTAGTGGTTCTTTATCTGAAGAGCCTGCACAAAATTGCTCTTTTTGCTGATAAATACTGTAATGAATTGAATTTAGGATGGCAAGGATGAACCAAGGAATGTGGTTGTAGCAGGGGAATTCGACACCAGTACTGTGCAGGTATCATGCTTGGATGTATCATTTTGTTTGCATTGATGTATTCTACCTGTCTTTTCTACAGAGAATAATAATTTGAGAAATGCTAGCAACACTCTCTAACACACTCTCTACTATTAGTtggaattttttgaaaattattaatttttgtggtCCTACTTCCTATTTAATGAGTCTGCTAATtttgtggtttataataattttagccAACAATAGAGTGTGTTGCTAGCACTGTAATAATTTTAGTCTACTTTTCTATTTCCCATTGTAGAAATTGAGTTCAATTTTCTATCTTGTCATAAATGGATTACTGTCTAACATAAGATCCTACACTTGCAATATTAACCTATGTGAAATTTATAGGTTAAAGTATTTTCTGGCAGGATACTTATTCTACCTTGCTTAACTACTTTGATGGTACATCTGAGTTTATTCTTGAAAAGTACAATGTCACTCTTAGGTGACCCTGATGTTAATTGACTCATTAATCCACAACCATTACATAATCTGTTTTTCCCAGTAACATGTGCTCTCTACTAAGATGAATGACTATGGCATATCCTACTTAGACTTGTTTCTATAATTGACTTGAAGAACATCTGTACTAGATGATGGCTTGGTTGCTTaatggactttttttttctcaaataacaTTATAGAATTTGAGTTCATAAGATTTActaacatttaatttattacatatatttataatgcACATGGCAGTTCATAAAGAATGAAGATCTAGAAGAGTTGCGAGAGCTGGGTTCTGGTACGTTTGGGACTGTGTACCATGGAAAATGGAGAGGATCGGATGTtgcaattaaaagaataaagaaaagctGCTTCGCTGGTCGATCTTCAGAACAAGAAAGGCTGGTAACTTGCCTATGAATCACCTACCGTGATTGTGTTCCTTTTCTCATGTTTTAGTCGCATATTTTTGTCAAGTCACTTTTATTTAAGGGGCTTATATTGATGTTATTCATTTCCACTTTCAGACCATAGAGTTCTGGCGGGAAGCTGACATACTTTCCAAGCTTCACCATCCAAATGTGGTGGCATTTTATGGTGTAGTTCAGGATGGACCAGGAGCAACACTAGCGACTGTTGCCGAGTACATGGTGGATGGTTCTCTTAGGAATGTTTTGCTTCGTAAGGATAGGTAATTCATCCATCCCCCTAGGGAATGGATCTTGTATTAAAATTTCACATTACTTACAGACTTAGTCATGTaaaaattctctctctctctctctctctctgcataAACATTAAATAGGCATTGCCTAATCAAAATTGGTGAATTTTATATAGAAAGAGATAGATACAAAATTTTCATACAACAAGGTCATAGGAAATTTTAACAAAAGAGGTTCTGTTACcatcttctagttttttttatttctataaagtggcgctattatttttcaattaaagccCTCAcatttttctactttttataATCCTTAGAAACCATTAACTATTTTGTCATAAAGAAAAATGGTGAGATTTTTGCATGATCTTATCCTGATTCCAGGTATCTTGATCGCCGCAAGAGACTGATAATTGCCATGGATGCTGCTTTTGGAATGGAATATTTACACTCGAAAAATATTGTGCATTTTGACTTGAAATGTGACAATTTGCTCGTGAACTTGAAGGATCCTATGCGGCCAATATGCAAGGTATCTTTTCAAGCTGTGGATTATTCATTCTATTACATTGTCTTCATTGTGATAAAGCTAAGAAACTTGCTTTTCACCAGGTTGGTGATTTTGGCCTATCAAAGATTAAGCGAAATACCTTGGTGTCTGGTGGTGTTCGTGGAACTCTACCTTGGATGGCACCAGAGCTACTAAATGGTAGTAGCAATAAGGTCTCAGAAAAGGTACAACTTCACATATTAAGTGGAAATTTAGAATCTCCGTTAGTTACAATGAATACAAAAATAGCTAGCTACAGGTTGATTCAAGTTTACCTTCTATTAGA contains the following coding sequences:
- the LOC114387775 gene encoding probable serine/threonine-protein kinase DDB_G0282963, which translates into the protein MQKHQYNSMEPNNEEFHSAPQLVPQDLRDGMHINARPPAFNMAENKPVLNYSIQTGEEFALEFMRDRVNLRKPAFPNVVGDPNYSTGYMELKGILGHPGSESGSDISVLTKVEKGPKEFDRRNSSQHQDRSNYGSARSIPRTSSNQDSYRVLHGTASSSVSESTPMKMKVLCSFGGRILPRPGDGKLRYVGGETRIISIRRDIRFHELMLKTLSIYNETHVIKYQLPGEDLDALVSVSSDEDLRNMMEECHDLQGGRGSNKLRIFLFSLNDLDDTQFGIGSMDGDSEIQYVVAVNGMDMGSRNNSILCGESGSTHNLHELNEQNNERETNRVLMDTFGVSGSSLTDNVKPSLTIQSSQPVLPISSNAYETHPLFYDDPVIRHGEASQYPLQHGLGPSNNSAHNIQEIPVSMPTHGHVDQGIMNDGQASSELQVQISAMPETLVKRKGDNFIHTDNDPGKVFPLEATYPIPSQPFEGNLHANLSEASATTAISEGLHPALPSKNKGKHQQSEDASSLFSSMNPTQTPKSVEDDFFTTSNDAFSRAHVDAESNVIDFSYLEPPPLPNRVYYSERIPREQADLLNRSTKSDDAHGSHLLMSDLLSDFSQKNSITESSDILHSGNMSNLNMMSSSAAKPLQADGHTINDVPPQTYKQLPDTTSKVNSKLLQHVNSESKQVLEDNKVSRNEDQVLSSENRTKGAEHLAFHRVPSVEHNQNLTSKLPDLNLSEVSTRESDNDTKVQSQTFPLTGNTGQDVSQEFPPEAKSRPTQGDILIDIEDRFPRDFLYDMFSKAIISEDSSSIGPLPTDRAGLSLNMGNHEPKRWSYFQNLAKEGFDNVSLIDQDNLGFSSAVRKVQEGDSKSQPSAPLPAAGVLAGHTESHLNVGEESQKNVPVATKTEATIFHQKYEHSQLKGNENKNMDAVMENIQPQESEYQDGKDEPRNVVVAGEFDTSTVQFIKNEDLEELRELGSGTFGTVYHGKWRGSDVAIKRIKKSCFAGRSSEQERLTIEFWREADILSKLHHPNVVAFYGVVQDGPGATLATVAEYMVDGSLRNVLLRKDRYLDRRKRLIIAMDAAFGMEYLHSKNIVHFDLKCDNLLVNLKDPMRPICKVGDFGLSKIKRNTLVSGGVRGTLPWMAPELLNGSSNKVSEKVDVFSFGIVLWEILTGDEPYANMHYGAIIGGIVNNTLRPTIPSYCDLDWKTLMEQCWAPNPAVRPSFTEIARRLRVMSAAASQIKGQGHKASK